TATTATCCTTATTCCACCCTCTATAACTTTCTTTGATATTAAATAAGCATCTTCTTCATCTTTTCCTCTTATTACTGCTACTAGTTTTTCTTTTTCAATAATTTCTAACACTTTTTCTTTCATAATATTACCTCTATTTATTATTTTTAATGAATCTATCTAATTGTTCTTTATTAGGAAGTCCCTCATTATCACTCCTATATCCTACCTGTATTGCACCTATTGCATTTGCTCTTTTAAGCATTTCTTCATAAGATAGTCCATCTAATATACTTGATATTATACCAACTGCAAATCCATCTCCTGCACCTACAGTATCTACAACTTTTTCTACTTTGAAACTTGGCATAAAATAGTGTTTATCTTTAATGTAATAATGAGAACCTTTTTCTCCCTCTTTTAATACTATATTACTTATTCCCATCTTATTATATTCTCTAACTATTTCATCAATATTATGTTTTTTCAATAATATTTCAGCTTCATTTATACCAGGTAATATCAAATCAGCTTTTTTAGAAACATCATTAATTACCCTTATCATAGTTTCTTCATTTTCCCATATAGATGGTCTTAAATTAGGATCAAATGTAATATATTTCCCTTTTGCTTTAGCTTTATCCATTAAATATATTATAGCTTCTCTTAAATTATCATTTAATGCTAAAGGTATCCCAGTTATATGTATTAAATCAAATTCATCTATATTTATTTTTTCAATATCTTTTTTAGATATCTTACTTGCAGCCGAACCTTTTCTAAAGTAGTATGTTAAAGGATCTCCATTTTCTACTTTAGATTTTAATTGTAAGCCCGTCTTATTTTCATTATCTATTTCAATATATTTCATTCCTATATTTTCCTTTTTAAGAAAATCTTGTATTTTCTCACCAAAAGGATCATTACCTATTCTAGTTAAGTATTCACAAAAAAAACCAAGTCTTGTTAAACCTACACATACATTTAATTCTGCACCTGCTATGCCTGTTAAATATTTTTTAACAGAAGATAGATTTTCTCCATCTTCAGCCATAAGAAGCATCATAGCTTCTCCAACTAATAATACCTTTTTCATTTTTTACTCCTATTCCTTGTTGAACCTCTTTGTATTAATTTAGCTGATAATTCTATATATTCTATAGGTTTGTCCAAATTCTTTATTCTTTCTAGCATTACTTCTGCACACTTAACTCCACATTCATATGATTCTTGACTTATGGTTGTAACACCCTCTTTATTTACGAGTTCT
The genomic region above belongs to Streptobacillus ratti and contains:
- a CDS encoding sugar kinase yields the protein MKKVLLVGEAMMLLMAEDGENLSSVKKYLTGIAGAELNVCVGLTRLGFFCEYLTRIGNDPFGEKIQDFLKKENIGMKYIEIDNENKTGLQLKSKVENGDPLTYYFRKGSAASKISKKDIEKINIDEFDLIHITGIPLALNDNLREAIIYLMDKAKAKGKYITFDPNLRPSIWENEETMIRVINDVSKKADLILPGINEAEILLKKHNIDEIVREYNKMGISNIVLKEGEKGSHYYIKDKHYFMPSFKVEKVVDTVGAGDGFAVGIISSILDGLSYEEMLKRANAIGAIQVGYRSDNEGLPNKEQLDRFIKNNK